The following is a genomic window from Cryptococcus neoformans var. grubii H99 chromosome 12, complete sequence.
AGCATGTTCTAGTCTCCCCACATAGATCGCTGAGACCATGGAACGTGAGTGTCTTGATCGTCTACCGATGACCAATCTCTCTGAACTGATTCTCTTGTTCAGGGCCAGAAGGAAACCCCTGCTGTCCCCATCGAAACCCCTCATGACTCTAAATGTTACTTGTGTCCCGGTAATAAACGCACGACCGGGCAACACAATCCTGATTATAAGGGTATTTATGTGAGTCCTGAGACTGCTTTGTAGGAAAAGCAACTGTTGACATGGATCAGGTCTTCGAGAACGACTTTCCAGCGTTGCTTTCCGATCCTCTGGCTGTTGGGACCGATAAGATCTCCGATGATCCGTTATTCCAGTCTGAACCTGTCAGAGGACGGTGCAAGGTGATTTGTTTCCATCCCCGGCATGACTTGACCATGGCGGCGATGAGGATCTCAGAGATCAATCATGTTTTGGAAGGGTGGAAAGACGTTTAtgcggaggaagggaagattATGCAAGAGGAGAGTTCAGACGGCTGTGTGCAGATCTTTGAGGTGCGCAATCAAAATGCTCTAGATTCCCAAATCAGGTCCTTGCTAATTCTTGGACCAGAACCGAGGCGCAATGATGGGTTGTTCCGCACCGCATCCTCATGGTCAAGTGTGGACCACTTCATTGTAAGTTAGATAGCCGGGCGGTCGAGGACGCTTCCTGAGATTTTCCCCCTCAGTGTTCCCGACGAACCCGCCGCCGAAATCGAGAACTTTGTTCACTATGCCTCGGGTCGTTCCGGGTCTCATCTGCTGTTGGACTATGCTGTTCGCGAAGTAAaggcgagagagagagTCGTGACGTTACATGAAAGCGGTTGGGTCGCAGTAGTGCCATACTGGGCTGCGTGGCCATTTGAAATCCTGCGTGAGTGTGTGTACTCTGACATTTCTCAATAGTTCGACTAACAGCGCACCAGTTATGCCTTACAAGCGCCATATCCCATCAATCTTACAATTGACAGCGGAGGAACAAACTGGATTAGCGACGATCTTGAAAGATGTACTGAGCCGCTATGACAATCTGTTCTCGTGAGTAGAACCTGTGCTTACTGTCTCTTGCCAGCTCCTGCTGATTGGTTGCGCTTCCTATCATTTGATGTCTCAGATGTCCTTTCCCTTATTCCATGGGTTTGCACCAGTCTCCTCTGCCTCCGTCAGACCCCACATCGGACTACGCCCAAGTTCATTTCCATTTCTACCCACCTCTACTCCGAAGCGCAACAGTGAGAAAGTTCATGGTCGGATTCGAGCTCTTAGGGGAGGCGCAGGTGAATACAAGTCTGGCGTGAATCCAATAAAGCAATCCGCTGACGTTTTCTGCCTTCAAAGAGAGATATTGTACCGGAACAAGCGGCTGTTCGTCTGCGAGAGGCCCTTCCTCATAATCGTACAACACTTTTAAACGACAAGCCATACGATCCCTAAGCTCACAATACATAACTCAGTTGTCTCGAAGCATGTACTGTATTTCCAGTCTTCATTCGAGTTCAAAGGTCCATACTCTATGCAGCTGGTTCTTGCTGGTATTGGCATTCTTCTAAGTATCTGTAATGGCAGCTGGCCTCTGTAACGACATTGTTTGACAGAGTTTCATATCAAGTTGATAGCTGACGGTGCCTCTCTTACGTAAACCAGATTGCATCTTCGTTAAAAAAAGAAACCGTGTTTTAATCCTGTGCAGCTGCAAAGAGGAAACAGGCCTATCTTTGTCTGCAGTACCAGGGTTGCACATCACATGGTTGCTTGAGTATCTCTCATTCTCTCTTATCTTCGCTTCTAGGGCATTCATTCCATATTATACACCTCTCACAGCAACTCGAGTAATTCTTCGCCTTTTAACCGACCCGTCCTGAAGATTCGAACTGAACAAGACTCAAACGGGATAAACACCCAGGCATCTACTGATCGTTCGTTGACCCTTGGTCAGCTAACTCTAAGTATGCATTTCTAGGATCACTACGATCAACAGCTCAAATGATTTCATATGAACTAGTACTAAGTTCATTTTTCATAGGCTTTGGAGGCGATTATTGATGGCGAGAGAAACCTTTTTGACACATTACATGGCCGCAATACTAAGGAGCGAAACGGCACACAATGAATCACAGGGCAAGCAAAGAGCCCCTTTTTTTGATGAACCGCCTCTCTAATAGTGAATCCGGGCGGACCCTCATAGTCTCATTGCTGCGCATCGTAATGCAATTGTCAGGGACGTCACGCCGGTCAGCGTAAAAGCCCGACGCTCAATCGAAGAGGGtggcgagaaggaaggacgaGGACAGAATAGCCGAGGCCTGAAAGGGAACAGGAGCCGGACTAATGGCTGACCGATGCGACTTTTAGACGTTGGAAGGTCTGgaaggtggaaagaggCAACGGGACTGGGACAAGGTAAGAGAAGACAACAGTATTGATTTTCTGAGGAAAACTATGAAAACTATAAACTACGGTTTATATACTTTTCCTAGTTTTCCTTGCTTactcatctttctcatACTGCTGACTCATGTACTGGACGGGGCCCGAGGAGGTGGTGAGCATGCTGACCAGAGCATGTATAGATAGCTCGAAGGAGACGGGAAGGCAGAGAGATGGCTGGAAAGAAACCGAAGGGCGAAGAGAGATGTCGAGAACCCAAAGAGAATTTAGACGATCGGCCGCGGTCGTCGGAGGTGGAGGTACTTTGGTTCGGCGGCAgagagaggtggaggtttCGGGTATCACTTCTGCATAGCGTCGTGACAGCAATGCTCTCTCCTTTAGATTCATAATGCCAAATAGGTCCGTTGCCAACAAAACCATTCGACATTCGATAAGGGTTACAGTGTGACAAGCGGAACACACTTAAATTTACATTCATATAATACTACCGAACATTTCCGATCTTCCGCACTCCGTTTCTGCTTCTATTACGTTCCCTCCTGCCTTGCTTGCACACATGTGATCATGCTACGCATTCTCCTGATATTCTATCTCCCCCTTCTCAGtgtctttctcttcagTGGACGCCAAAAGCTAATCAACGATAGTGTACTTGAACTGCCGAACTGGTACTCCATTTGCCGTAACAGTGGCATGATCAGCCGTATCCCAACATTTTGAAAAGGCCTGGCTCACCAAACAGCACGTCCAACTCTCTGAACATTCTATTTTTGGTCTCAGGAAGCCGGAACCATAGGTACACCAATGATATGAGACAACACCCCATccagaagaagctggacttGGCACCCCAGTTCCACTCTGAGACGGAGTACAGAAGAGATAAGGTAGACTCCTCTGCCGAGGACAATGGTCTTTGCTTTGACACGGGTAGCCTGAACCTCTGCCGCAATCGTGTAGGTCGCGGGGAAGAGGGTCGCGTTGGTGGAAAAGTTGATAATGACCATTACAGCGCCAATTGCAAGTGTGGCTTTGGTCGAGTTGACAGTTCCAAGACTTCCAATGGTGACGTGCCAGACTACCAACAGGGCGACTCGTGCGATGTAAATGGACCTTCGACCGAAGTGATGCATAATGTACCAACACGCAGCAGTGCCCACGATGTAGCAGCATGTGATGCCGAGGTACATGTTGAAAGCGCCATCTTCAGTCATTCCGTCGGTCTGCAAGCTGGTCATTGATCATCAGTAGGGTTTGCAAAGTGCGCAGTATGAATCACACTTACTACTGCGTGGCGTagttgatgatgttttGGCCGGACCAGTACTGGATAATCCATTGCCATCATGACCTAAATTTGTGTAAGGGTTGATACGCTCCTTTAATGTGATGTAATGGGACACTTACAATTTCAATCCGACGCAGATTGGAACCTTTGAAACAGTCTAGGAAAGAAGCGCCTTGAGTTTCTGCTTTCTCCATTTCGATGGTATGCTTCATGAGGGCGATTTGTCGATCAACGAGCTGATCGGTGAGGTATTCGGATGGTGCAAGTCGCTTAGTAGTCGCTCGGGCGTCGTCTTCGCGGCCAACTTTGACAAGGTACCAAAGACCTACAATTCAATGAAACCCGTGAGCGATCGTATGGATTCAGGGGTGGCAATGCACTCACTTTCAGGAGCAAAACACGCAATGAGGAACAATGGTACTGGCCACACCCATTGAACCATGAAAGGGATCTCCAGCCCCACTGACTGTCCAGCTCGAGAGAGGCCCGAACCACTCCGGCAGAGAACAAAAGTTCAAAGCCCCAGCATATATTGACGAATGCGGTGAGGTAACGTCGCATGACAAGAGGGCAGATTTCGGCAGCGTAAGCGGTGGAGAGGGCTTCTACGGATGGTGAGGTGAGCATATAAAACCCATATCAGTGTATACACTTACGAAAGATACCCCATGGGATACCACATAGGACTCACCTCCAAAAAGGATGGGCAACGAAGTCGAAAACactggaaggaagatagTCCCTATTATCACGGCCATGGCAGCCAAGTAAACTTTTTTGGAACCAAACTTGGGTTGTGCCAATCCGTTGATAGTTAGACCGATCATTGTCCGATCGAGGTCGCGTTGTTCAGCGCAGCTTGCCAATTGGCAGCGATATACTTCGTTCCATCCGCAGCGGTACTACCGAACTtgttcaagaaggaagccTGACCTCAGAACGAGTTGATCTGAGTGAGGCTGTCAGCACACTTATAAAGTGGTCAAGCGATCATGACTCACGATGCCGGGATCATAGCTTTCCATTACAAGAGCAAGGGAAAGAGCCATGGACCACAAAGCAGCTTTGTAATAAAGTCGGAAGGTCTTTTTGAGGCCCAGCACTTACTCTGCAGCTGCTGCCGAGAGTGCACTCTGCACAAGCGTTTGGTCAGCATAGAAAGCCTGCTTGGCATGTTTGCCGGCAATACGGCTTGTCTTGTGCCGTGTGACATCATGAAGATAAGGACTTTGATAGACTATAGACCATGGTAAAAAGATCGGTTTTATGTTTTCTGCTGCCAGGATAAGATAGGGCAGATCGAGTGCTGCAGCGAAACGAAGTGGTAAAAATCACTGGTCATATGATGATTGTTCGGGATGCGATAAGTCAGGTCAGGTACCGCAGAGAAACGAATTGATAAAAAGCACTGGTGTTGAACTGCGGTCTCCAATCGGATGAGCGTCATATAGAGGGTCTGGCAACTTAATTTTTTGAATAAACAGCCCGAAACGCGAGAAAAGTTGCCGGCCAAGTCCTTGCGCTGCGCTGACAATTCCCGTTCATAAATCGGCGTCGTCAATATAACACACGGATATTCCCGTTCGTATCCATTTCATATCTCGGCATCACACATGTCTTCACAATCTTCCCGTTCGTCGTCTCATCATGGAACTATTGATTGTCAATACACGCCTACATATTCCCGTTCACCTGCCGTTCACATCATTTGTGCATTCTCCCCATTTTTTTGGGAAGACCTGTAGCGTCATGTGGTCATTTCAGCAGACATATTGCGTAGTAGTGTCCAAGGCTAAGGAAGACAGCTGATCGACTTGAAAGTCTCCGAGGCGGATTGAACGCTTGGGATGTTCTTTCATTTGCACCAGAAGAGTAAGCCGGTAGAGAGTCAAATCATATATTTTTTCCCGCActtcctcccccccccccttGCGCGCATTTGGCTTTCACAGCACATTTACAGCGACATGATTAGCGTGCGACTCACTGAGTATAAAATTCCtgaggggaaggatgaggacaaGGTCAGATTTGACCTTGCTGAACTGGGCAACTTATCAGACTGGTCCGGTTGGGCGTTTTACCGCATTGCGTGAGTGTTTACGAACCATTCAGAAGGTTACCTGACCGTAATGCACAGACCCACTTGGATCGAAGCCCGACCGCTTGACAACGTCAGTCTGCTGTCTAATCAACTGACAACTCATCTGCTGCTCGTAAAGCGTAAATCTCAGCCCGATCATATTGCTTGCATTTATCCTATTTCATCGTTCTCCGCCCTCAGTAACGTCATAAACGATAATGGCGATATCAAAGTGCAGCTCAGACGAGCAAAGGGAAATAGTGATGCGAAAGCAGCT
Proteins encoded in this region:
- a CDS encoding MFS transporter, SP family, general alpha glucoside:H symporter, coding for MPSRLSMLTKRLCRVHSRQQLQTALWSMALSLALVMESYDPGIYRCGWNEVYRCQLASCAEQRDLDRTMIGLTINGLAQPKFGSKKVYLAAMAVIIGTIFLPVFSTSLPILFGEALSTAYAAEICPLVMRRYLTAFVNICWGFELLFSAGVVRASLELDIPLFLIACFAPESLWYLVKVGREDDARATTKRLAPSEYLTDQLVDRQIALMKHTIEMEKAETQGASFLDCFKGSNLRRIEIYWSGQNIINYATQYLQTDGMTEDGAFNMYLGITCCYIVGTAACWYIMHHFGRRSIYIARVALLVVWHVTIGSLGTVNSTKATLAIGAVMVIINFSTNATLFPATYTIAAEVQATRVKAKTIVLGRGVYLISSVLRLRVELGCQVQLLLDGVLSHIIGVPMVPAS
- a CDS encoding galactose-1-phosphate uridylyltransferase, which produces MTAIHTHSDGSNDFTPVSINEHVHRRFNPLLGKHVLVSPHRSLRPWNGQKETPAVPIETPHDSKCYLCPGNKRTTGQHNPDYKGIYVFENDFPALLSDPLAVGTDKISDDPLFQSEPVRGRCKVICFHPRHDLTMAAMRISEINHVLEGWKDVYAEEGKIMQEESSDGCVQIFENRGAMMGCSAPHPHGQVWTTSFVPDEPAAEIENFVHYASGRSGSHLLLDYAVREVKARERVVTLHESGWVAVVPYWAAWPFEILLMPYKRHIPSILQLTAEEQTGLATILKDVLSRYDNLFSCPFPYSMGLHQSPLPPSDPTSDYAQVHFHFYPPLLRSATVRKFMVGFELLGEAQRDIVPEQAAVRLREALPHNRTTLLNDKPYDP